A stretch of the uncultured Desulfobacter sp. genome encodes the following:
- the hisS gene encoding histidine--tRNA ligase, protein MQTIRGFRDILPEQITLWQKVEQEAAALFESFGYREIRIPIVEKTALFARSIGETTDIVEKEMYTFEDRKGEMLTLRPEATASICRAYIQHKMYAAEPVRKFYLTGPMFRRERPQKGRYRQFYQIDAEVFGVASPYIDSELIFLLHTLLRRLGLEGLSAHINSLGCPTCRPDFQKALLDFLGERKDHLCENCQRRLVKNPLRILDCKVQACKQALEGSPATVDHLCPDCSTHFETVKNSLEKLGVDFIIDDTLVRGLDYYTRTAWEIQTTTLGAQSAVAGGGRYDRLVEELGGPSTPAIGFAIGFDRLVEVMEQLDNQAGETGPDLFIVSLGADALQYAFEWSCRLNTMGIRTDTDFRGKSMKALMKRANKLNADFVLIVGDNELAQKKLVLRNMATKEQTEIGLDNLVNDLAKLIKH, encoded by the coding sequence ATGCAGACCATACGCGGATTCAGAGATATTTTACCAGAGCAGATTACTCTGTGGCAGAAGGTGGAGCAAGAAGCGGCAGCCCTGTTTGAATCCTTTGGATACAGGGAAATCCGTATCCCTATCGTGGAGAAGACAGCATTGTTTGCCCGGAGTATCGGAGAAACAACCGACATTGTTGAAAAGGAGATGTACACCTTTGAAGACAGGAAGGGTGAAATGCTCACGCTTCGGCCCGAGGCCACAGCATCCATTTGCAGGGCGTACATCCAGCATAAAATGTATGCGGCCGAGCCGGTACGCAAATTTTATCTGACAGGCCCCATGTTCCGTCGGGAGCGTCCGCAAAAAGGGCGCTACCGCCAGTTTTACCAAATTGACGCAGAGGTTTTCGGAGTAGCATCCCCTTATATTGACAGTGAACTGATTTTTCTTTTGCACACATTGTTACGCCGTCTTGGACTTGAAGGCCTTTCAGCCCATATCAACAGCCTTGGTTGCCCGACCTGTCGTCCTGATTTCCAAAAAGCCCTGCTTGATTTTTTAGGCGAACGAAAAGACCATTTGTGCGAGAACTGCCAACGCAGACTGGTTAAAAATCCATTGCGGATACTGGACTGTAAAGTACAGGCATGCAAGCAGGCCCTTGAGGGATCACCGGCTACAGTGGATCATCTATGTCCGGATTGCAGTACCCATTTTGAAACCGTGAAAAACAGCCTTGAAAAACTGGGGGTGGATTTTATAATCGACGACACCCTGGTTCGTGGGCTTGATTACTATACCCGTACGGCCTGGGAAATCCAGACCACAACCCTCGGTGCCCAGTCCGCCGTTGCCGGGGGCGGTCGGTACGATCGTCTGGTGGAAGAACTTGGCGGTCCTTCGACACCGGCAATTGGGTTTGCCATCGGGTTTGACCGCCTGGTCGAAGTAATGGAGCAGCTTGACAACCAGGCCGGTGAAACAGGCCCGGACCTTTTTATTGTCAGCCTGGGGGCAGACGCCCTGCAATATGCATTTGAATGGTCCTGCCGGCTTAATACCATGGGCATAAGAACAGATACGGATTTCCGTGGAAAAAGTATGAAAGCGCTGATGAAACGGGCAAATAAACTCAATGCCGATTTTGTTCTCATTGTCGGTGACAATGAACTTGCCCAAAAAAAACTTGTGCTGCGCAACATGGCGACCAAGGAGCAGACTGAAATCGGGCTGGATAATCTGGTAAATGACCTGGCAAAACTAATTAAACATTAA
- a CDS encoding cob(I)yrinic acid a,c-diamide adenosyltransferase has product MKGYVQVYTGNGKGKTTASLGLAIRAAGAGLNVFIVQFMKQGMYSEIKALKKFDNIIVEQYGAGEFVKGKPSDAETTKCRQGYEQLCRIIKAGKHELVVAEEANIACFYGLLSEEDLLYLIDIKPDHMELVFTGRNAPASILDKADLVTEMTEIKHYYQQGVGSRVGIEK; this is encoded by the coding sequence GTGAAAGGTTACGTTCAGGTTTACACCGGCAATGGCAAAGGGAAAACAACTGCAAGCCTTGGCCTCGCAATCAGGGCGGCAGGGGCAGGGCTTAACGTATTTATCGTTCAGTTTATGAAACAGGGCATGTATTCAGAAATAAAAGCGCTTAAGAAATTTGATAATATTATAGTTGAACAATATGGTGCCGGGGAGTTTGTAAAAGGAAAACCTTCTGATGCAGAGACAACTAAATGTCGGCAGGGTTATGAACAGCTATGCCGAATTATTAAAGCAGGGAAGCATGAGCTTGTTGTTGCTGAGGAGGCAAATATAGCCTGTTTTTATGGCTTACTTTCAGAAGAGGATTTATTGTACCTGATTGACATAAAGCCTGATCATATGGAGCTTGTGTTTACCGGGCGCAACGCACCTGCGTCTATTTTAGATAAAGCAGATCTTGTAACGGAAATGACAGAAATAAAACATTATTATCAACAAGGTGTAGGGTCCAGGGTCGGAATTGAAAAGTGA
- a CDS encoding CoA-binding protein, which yields MSQTNPFPYYVGVNSLEEIANKDSRCIVMNLLGGESRGVTPTSHEFSGGNIVAGVQYGKSGAKLETKIGDIPAYGSVKEIVDAGIKFDVGVIYLPPTAVAAAAAELIAHNPDLTKIVILTEKVGVKDSAFIRAIAQENEIDVFGGNCLGIGNSWDQVRVGGALGGNNPGESLVKGSVAVFSNSGNFSTTIPEYLKTAGFGTSTVLSSGKDLYIQFAFPEFLYCAENDPRTKAIFCYIEPGGYYEKQALDWVADGTIKLTKPIVCCVTGRWKANLSRAVGHAGAIAGGGDDALAKEKWFDEYFGVDMFNPDSPKCSKKGVRIESIQDAPPAMAAIYKEIGEEPDFEAFGDLSLKPWFVNEQGINLPEKLKMKAVEAMEPYNDAIKKLGNQVGAQLTRESMRNKSGASRMNPKTDVTEVHGVPVLDLVVKNFALSNFFAVSSVQPDEKYLPVANAIMNYFTALGTQYMDITARARANGALPNAYLGAAVLTSGNCQLYQDMTEMTKNMINLFYVDIYGDMSVNDALVTEKLSQKIMPQGETTAKEAEVAAYFGDLLAKEGLETIFTKYAQKYAEANSDVNKLSLMLAAISLSLIWTPLVDRQMTVETAHEVATYLACNGVLVGCCAPQYEINDFYKSLVDLSDLSVLNTDFATTCFKLLFNREPEVKEQFAINGLLNLLMSNGPGTISAKGAKESVSGGNFIATCYSGWMNNTGRDHGGNGFEAIKFLKDAFGDYDPYLEPDTEKRNAKMKELALATAQKYLDTKLTAKREGIMNYFKVPCVNHPVFKGKPVNYDPREVFMDKLFTERNEINHFQVFYHYLVQSMFDVGATKNVFCVNIDGVIATISLDLLWKDVNSGKIGSKEMQDIAFIMFLLGRMVGCSAEIADHKARGNIMDCRTPASQVEFVG from the coding sequence ATGAGCCAAACTAATCCGTTCCCCTACTACGTGGGAGTAAATAGTCTAGAAGAAATAGCAAATAAAGATTCTCGCTGCATCGTAATGAATCTTCTGGGTGGTGAAAGTAGAGGTGTAACCCCCACATCACATGAATTCAGTGGCGGCAACATTGTTGCTGGTGTTCAATATGGTAAATCCGGTGCAAAACTGGAAACCAAAATTGGTGATATCCCTGCATACGGCAGTGTTAAAGAGATCGTTGATGCCGGTATTAAATTTGATGTCGGCGTTATCTATCTGCCCCCCACAGCGGTTGCTGCTGCTGCCGCTGAGCTGATTGCCCACAACCCCGATCTGACCAAAATCGTTATCCTGACTGAAAAAGTTGGTGTTAAGGATTCTGCATTTATCCGTGCCATCGCACAGGAAAATGAAATTGACGTATTTGGCGGAAACTGCCTGGGTATTGGTAACTCCTGGGACCAGGTTCGTGTTGGTGGCGCCCTGGGCGGAAACAACCCCGGTGAATCCCTTGTAAAAGGTAGTGTTGCTGTTTTCAGTAACTCCGGTAACTTCAGTACCACCATTCCTGAATACCTGAAAACTGCAGGTTTCGGTACATCTACCGTACTTAGCTCCGGTAAGGACCTTTATATCCAGTTTGCCTTCCCCGAATTCCTCTATTGTGCAGAAAATGATCCGCGTACCAAAGCGATCTTCTGCTACATTGAGCCCGGCGGATATTATGAAAAACAAGCCCTTGACTGGGTTGCCGACGGCACCATCAAGCTGACCAAACCCATCGTATGCTGCGTAACAGGCCGCTGGAAAGCCAACCTGAGCCGCGCGGTTGGTCATGCCGGCGCCATCGCTGGTGGTGGTGATGATGCCCTTGCCAAAGAAAAATGGTTTGATGAGTACTTTGGCGTGGATATGTTCAACCCTGACAGCCCCAAATGCTCCAAAAAGGGTGTCAGAATTGAATCCATCCAGGATGCCCCCCCTGCAATGGCCGCCATCTACAAAGAGATCGGCGAAGAACCCGATTTTGAAGCATTCGGCGACCTGAGCCTGAAACCTTGGTTTGTCAATGAACAGGGTATTAATCTGCCTGAAAAGCTCAAAATGAAAGCTGTTGAAGCCATGGAACCCTACAACGATGCCATCAAAAAACTTGGCAACCAGGTAGGTGCTCAGCTGACCAGAGAATCCATGCGTAACAAGTCCGGCGCAAGCCGCATGAACCCGAAAACCGACGTTACTGAAGTTCACGGCGTTCCGGTTCTCGATCTTGTTGTAAAGAATTTTGCACTTTCCAACTTCTTTGCCGTATCTTCCGTACAGCCCGATGAGAAATATCTCCCGGTGGCCAATGCCATCATGAACTATTTCACAGCTCTGGGTACACAGTATATGGATATTACTGCCCGCGCCCGTGCTAACGGCGCGCTGCCCAATGCTTATCTGGGCGCTGCAGTTTTGACTTCCGGTAACTGCCAGCTGTATCAAGACATGACAGAGATGACCAAAAATATGATCAATCTCTTCTATGTTGACATTTATGGCGACATGTCTGTAAACGATGCTCTCGTTACTGAAAAACTGTCCCAGAAGATTATGCCCCAGGGTGAAACCACTGCTAAAGAAGCAGAAGTTGCTGCATACTTTGGAGACCTGCTGGCCAAAGAAGGGCTGGAAACCATCTTTACCAAATATGCCCAGAAATATGCCGAAGCAAACAGTGATGTAAACAAACTGAGCCTGATGCTGGCTGCTATTTCCTTGAGCCTTATCTGGACACCGCTTGTTGACAGGCAGATGACTGTTGAGACCGCTCACGAAGTTGCCACTTACCTGGCATGCAACGGCGTCCTTGTTGGTTGCTGCGCACCCCAGTATGAAATCAACGATTTCTACAAATCCTTGGTAGACTTAAGCGATCTGTCCGTGCTGAATACCGACTTTGCAACAACTTGCTTTAAACTGCTGTTCAACCGCGAACCTGAAGTCAAAGAACAGTTCGCCATCAACGGCCTGCTCAACCTGCTGATGTCCAACGGCCCGGGTACCATCTCTGCCAAGGGTGCCAAGGAATCCGTCAGTGGCGGCAACTTCATCGCTACATGCTACTCCGGCTGGATGAACAACACTGGTCGTGACCATGGCGGCAATGGTTTTGAAGCCATCAAGTTCCTCAAAGACGCCTTTGGCGACTATGATCCGTACCTGGAACCGGATACCGAAAAACGCAATGCCAAGATGAAAGAACTGGCTTTGGCCACTGCCCAGAAATACCTGGATACCAAATTGACAGCAAAACGCGAAGGTATCATGAACTACTTCAAGGTTCCGTGCGTAAACCATCCGGTATTCAAGGGAAAACCTGTCAACTACGATCCGCGTGAAGTTTTCATGGACAAACTGTTCACTGAAAGAAACGAGATCAACCACTTCCAGGTATTCTATCATTATCTGGTACAGTCCATGTTTGACGTGGGCGCCACCAAGAACGTATTCTGCGTTAACATTGACGGCGTTATTGCCACCATCTCTCTGGATCTGCTCTGGAAAGACGTTAACAGCGGAAAAATTGGTTCCAAAGAGATGCAGGATATCGCATTCATCATGTTCCTGCTTGGACGTATGGTGGGTTGCTCTGCTGAAATCGCTGACCACAAAGCTCGTGGTAACATCATGGATTGCCGTACTCCTGCAAGCCAGGTTGAATTCGTTGGCTAA
- a CDS encoding ATP-grasp domain-containing protein, producing MDTVDFPVAETLTENATKEQIEALIKKGGKVVVKPSFMGSAGKKGKAGLVKIVDNYADANQARKDLCFAEYQQGPTTHKANGCTFEEFVASDAEIYVSITTSTITRTPTMLLIVEGGVEVEELPDDKKAIVPFNPNEGLRGYHINDALLKLGCPKPFISPLVQQLPKLWDLYNNYGLTMIELNPIRMKKGKRPLPVACDVKAAFDQDDPAHTRIKFPNEVFATELTDFETEINQLRTYQGQSDVVELNPNGTILPFMFGGGANSAATEVLGDKAMFSSDFGGNPPYAKMKEIASICYRHFLKNANIVQIIGGKANNTDIFVTIKAMLDALRENIALNPDVHVVIGRGGPNVVQGMIYARDLLDSMKIPYKMFGFDSSMIGVLNYTLELDAWITANKK from the coding sequence ATGGATACAGTTGATTTCCCCGTAGCAGAGACCCTGACAGAAAATGCTACCAAAGAACAGATTGAAGCGCTGATCAAAAAAGGCGGCAAAGTCGTTGTAAAACCCTCTTTTATGGGCAGTGCCGGTAAAAAAGGAAAAGCAGGGCTGGTAAAAATTGTCGACAATTATGCAGACGCCAATCAGGCCAGAAAAGACCTTTGCTTTGCCGAATATCAGCAAGGCCCTACGACACATAAAGCAAACGGTTGCACATTTGAAGAATTTGTTGCTTCCGATGCAGAAATTTATGTAAGTATTACAACCTCTACAATCACCAGAACACCGACCATGTTGTTGATTGTTGAAGGTGGTGTTGAAGTTGAAGAACTGCCCGACGACAAAAAAGCCATTGTTCCCTTTAACCCCAATGAAGGCCTCAGAGGCTATCATATCAATGACGCACTGCTGAAACTTGGATGCCCCAAACCTTTCATCAGCCCGCTGGTACAGCAGCTTCCCAAACTGTGGGATCTGTATAACAATTATGGCCTGACCATGATTGAGCTGAACCCCATTCGTATGAAAAAAGGCAAACGTCCCCTTCCGGTGGCTTGCGACGTTAAAGCAGCTTTCGACCAGGACGATCCCGCACATACCCGCATCAAATTCCCGAACGAAGTATTTGCTACCGAACTGACTGATTTTGAAACTGAAATCAACCAGCTGAGAACCTATCAGGGACAGAGCGACGTTGTGGAACTGAACCCCAATGGAACCATCCTGCCCTTCATGTTCGGTGGCGGTGCCAACAGTGCAGCCACTGAGGTTCTGGGCGACAAAGCAATGTTCTCATCTGACTTTGGTGGAAACCCCCCCTATGCAAAGATGAAAGAGATTGCAAGCATTTGCTACAGACACTTCCTGAAAAATGCCAACATTGTTCAGATTATTGGTGGTAAAGCAAACAACACCGATATTTTTGTTACCATTAAAGCGATGCTGGATGCTTTAAGAGAAAATATTGCACTGAATCCTGATGTGCACGTTGTAATCGGCCGTGGTGGTCCAAACGTTGTGCAGGGAATGATTTATGCCCGTGACCTTCTTGACAGTATGAAGATCCCTTACAAGATGTTCGGTTTCGACAGTAGTATGATTGGTGTATTGAATTACACCCTGGAACTGGATGCATGGATTACAGCAAATAAAAAATAA